One genomic region from Clostridium saccharobutylicum DSM 13864 encodes:
- a CDS encoding transposase, with protein sequence MGLKLYKNRLKIEQLFSVLKGLYNLENPRLYGQARYERHIKWVLLAYLIDEFNKKQQGIKTRKYPWNL encoded by the coding sequence ATTGGATTAAAATTATATAAAAACAGATTGAAAATAGAGCAATTATTCTCTGTATTAAAGGGATTATATAACTTAGAAAACCCAAGGCTTTATGGGCAAGCCCGATACGAACGTCATATAAAATGGGTCTTATTAGCGTACTTAATAGATGAATTTAATAAAAAACAGCAAGGAATAAAAACTAGAAAATATCCTTGGAATCTATAA
- a CDS encoding transposase produces the protein MIISLNIKSENDHYKIFKAVKIAFAKLNSNSQSTKGRPRKYSDEQIVACILYGVKSSIFSLRELEYRIKQDFVFQSIIQLNQVPDYSTLSLRTKILEKHIYYGIYAMFVELINPETRLCAIDGTALRSSKYDSEAKSGKGTRLGYYKGYKLHCIAAVSDIIIPLVFDLTTANVYDNQVSDLLYEAKIYNPFLILADAAYDSVEWFEIASSLEFNLLTDINMRKAKSTESFADKRYENALFL, from the coding sequence ATGATTATATCATTAAATATTAAAAGTGAAAATGACCACTATAAAATTTTTAAAGCTGTTAAAATTGCATTTGCTAAATTAAATTCAAATAGTCAAAGTACTAAAGGCCGACCACGCAAGTATTCAGATGAACAAATAGTTGCATGTATATTATATGGCGTTAAAAGTAGTATTTTCAGTTTAAGAGAACTTGAATACCGTATAAAGCAAGACTTTGTGTTTCAATCTATAATTCAACTTAATCAAGTGCCAGATTATTCTACATTATCATTAAGAACTAAAATTTTAGAGAAGCATATATATTATGGTATTTATGCTATGTTTGTTGAACTTATCAATCCTGAAACTAGACTGTGTGCAATAGATGGCACTGCTTTAAGAAGTTCAAAATACGATAGCGAAGCTAAATCCGGTAAGGGTACACGTCTTGGATACTATAAAGGTTATAAATTACACTGCATTGCAGCTGTTAGTGATATTATAATTCCTTTGGTTTTTGATTTAACAACAGCTAATGTTTATGACAATCAAGTCTCAGATTTACTATATGAGGCTAAAATTTATAATCCATTTTTAATACTTGCAGATGCAGCATATGATTCAGTTGAGTGGTTTGAAATTGCTTCTAGCTTAGAATTTAATTTGTTAACTGATATAAATATGCGTAAGGCTAAAAGTACTGAGTCATTTGCTGATAAACGATATGAAAATGCTTTATTTCTTTAA
- a CDS encoding YvrJ family protein has product MEVTDLINLVANNGFAIAVAAYLLIRLEKQIANLSLSINKLNTIISAKLGVAIDTDSSNDDSHKIA; this is encoded by the coding sequence ATGGAAGTGACTGATTTAATTAATCTTGTAGCTAACAATGGTTTCGCTATAGCTGTTGCTGCATATTTGCTAATACGCTTAGAAAAACAAATTGCTAACTTATCTTTATCGATTAATAAATTAAATACCATAATATCAGCTAAACTTGGAGTAGCTATTGATACTGATAGCTCTAATGATGATTCTCATAAGATAGCTTGA
- a CDS encoding sigma-70 family RNA polymerase sigma factor: protein MDFNYIEDLVTKCKNNDESAKEKLAAEFRPLIYNISKRTFIDGYKQHDIIQECYHSLFKSVHMYNLEKHRFVAYATNAIKNNMSDLIKRIKTRRSTEGNDALSLHDNFEKDIPSHEISPEVSLCEMCDYEDLRLALKNLNEEEKELIDFVFFRNNTVLHYAHLKNMCYSTAIVKKKNILKKLLNNISIYYKTSNA from the coding sequence ATGGATTTTAATTATATTGAAGATTTAGTTACCAAATGTAAAAATAATGATGAATCAGCAAAAGAAAAATTAGCAGCAGAATTTAGGCCTCTAATCTACAATATTTCTAAAAGAACTTTCATTGATGGATATAAACAACATGACATTATCCAGGAATGTTACCATTCACTTTTTAAATCTGTTCATATGTACAATTTAGAGAAGCATAGATTTGTTGCTTATGCCACCAATGCAATTAAAAATAATATGAGTGATTTAATCAAAAGAATTAAAACCAGAAGATCTACTGAAGGTAATGATGCTCTAAGTCTACATGATAATTTTGAAAAAGACATTCCTTCACATGAAATTTCACCTGAAGTTTCATTATGTGAAATGTGTGATTATGAAGATTTAAGACTGGCTCTAAAAAATTTAAATGAAGAAGAAAAAGAGCTTATAGATTTTGTATTCTTTAGGAATAATACAGTTCTACATTATGCTCATTTAAAAAACATGTGCTATTCTACTGCCATTGTAAAAAAGAAAAATATTCTCAAAAAACTCCTTAATAATATTTCTATTTACTATAAAACATCAAACGCTTAA